GCTTGCCTTTGAATGGCTGGGATATTGGAAAGGAGgaggccagcagcagcagcagcagcagcagcagcagcagcagcagcagcagcatcttccctctccctcctctctctcctccttccttgtgACGCTGGGGCTCTCCCTGGGCTCTCTCtagcctcctcctttccctccctcttcccttccctttctcctcctccttcttctcaggTGGCtgtctccatccctccatccctggctcaGGAGCTGTCCTCCTTCCTTGCTCCTTGGCTGGTCCTCTGCATCCTCTTCTGCTGCATCCTCTTCTTCTGCATCCTGTGCATCCTCCAGAGAGCCATCATCCtcaccatcatcctcatcatgTCGGAGGTGCTGCCTTTCAGCGAGGAGAAGCTGGGCTCCTATGGGGAAGTGGTGGGGGGCCAGCCAGTGGGGCAGATCTCCTTCACCTGCCGCCTCCAGGACACCAACAACTTCTATGCTGGGGGGCAAGCCAAGAGGCCCCCCAAACTGGGCCAGATCGGACGCAGCAAGTGCGGTAAGAAGGGCATGGGCGTCATGGGGCAAAAGGGGCTGGCACACTTGGGGGGTGTATGTGGGGGATAGCACCCCACTTTTGCAATGGTTGGGGTCCCCCCAAAAGTGAGCTTTCTCTTTTGGGGGACCAGATTGCAACCCCCCCACCTTTCTTCCTTCTTGCAAGAGACTTTGGATTTGCTTTTTGCCAAAGGGATTTGCATATTAAGGAGGCTGAGGGGGTATACCCCACTGTTGCAAGTGTTGGGGTCCCCCAAGAAAgaacctcctct
The Sceloporus undulatus isolate JIND9_A2432 ecotype Alabama unplaced genomic scaffold, SceUnd_v1.1 scaffold_36259, whole genome shotgun sequence genome window above contains:
- the LOC121918786 gene encoding calcium/calmodulin-dependent protein kinase II inhibitor 2-like; its protein translation is MSEVLPFSEEKLGSYGEVVGGQPVGQISFTCRLQDTNNFYAGGQAKRPPKLGQIGRSKCGKKGMGVMGQKGLAHLGGVCGG